A segment of the Elaeis guineensis isolate ETL-2024a chromosome 6, EG11, whole genome shotgun sequence genome:
TTCGGGTAGAAAGGCATCAACCCTCTCGTTGGTCGAGACAATCTAATGGAAAAGTAGGAGAGACAAAATTAGGCCTTTTCAAAAATCCTAAGATTCTCCGAATCTAAGGTGTACAGCTCGGCACTCGAACCTGTTGGCTACTCAATAGCTTCGCTCCAAGAGGACTGTCAAGTAGAAAGATCAAACCTGATGGGACAAGAGGTGTTACAAATACTGGACATCCTAAAAAGAGAAAGTAAAAGTTAAGTATCTACCATTGCTGAGTGGAAAAAGAGAAGCGAAGGAGCATGAGGCGAATGTAAAACCTTCAGAGTAAGTGAGTGAGCAagaaaatgataaataaaaagtAGGGTAAAAGCCGAGCCCACCCTTTACATAGTTGTTTTGATGATGTAGATTGACCTAAGGAGTCATAATTGATCATCTTATTAACTGCATGGTATGATACATATCGCCTTCTAGTTCGGCAGAAGAAGAGCTACAtgaatcaagcaaccttttaagtCTCCTGATAGTTTATTTGAAGAACTTATTACATCAAGTTAGAGAGCTTATCAATTGTGGTTTGAATCTAGACAAATGCGGCCCAAATCAAGGGTGAACTGATACGGGCAACTAAATTTCTTTCTTCATCTAAAAAGCACAATAAATAAGAAGATCTACTTGACCTCAAAAGTGGGGGCAGAGATGATGTGGCTAAAATATGTCAACAAATCAAAAGATGACACATGGCATAAGGGAGTTCGGTTTTATTTAAATTCAATTTTTTCAGTGGAAAGCCCAAATCTCTTCCCACTGGATAGGGACTCTAAAGAGCGGAAAGGACTTTTCGTCCATGAAGGGAGGGAGGCCCAACATCCAACATAGAAGAAGTTTTCCAATTCTCTTTTAATCATCTCTATTTCCTTGAGTCCTTTTACTTATTTTCCTGCTTTTTGTTCAaagtcctctctttttttttttatttttgatgtacCGGACAGTGGACCTGTCGGGAGCCACCAGAGCGCTGATCGTTTTGGAACCCTCTAGCCATAAGATCGGGTTTTGGACAGCAATAGAGCCAACCCAATGTTTGACCCCTTGTAACGTACTACGAGGCTAACactatagattatctgttttcaCATCATGTGGTCTCATGATATCATCAGCAATGCTTGCCTGTCACTCATTTCCGGATAAATGCCAAAAACACTATCGTCACCTAGTTCAGAATCCCATGTTCGATGGAGATGGGAAGCTGAATCGTTAGGTGCTCGGAAGCCAGCCTTTTCTGTGCCTGATGGCTTATAGTCAGCACAGGGACAAAGATGATATCCCCATCTGGCTTGGATTTATTGCGGACAACTCAACACACATTGCCCGTTTGCTGTCCCCATCGATGCATCGGATCCCTCGTCAGGCGATCTACCGTTCCATATGGCTGGCCCCGCGTCCGATCCGGGAGTCAAAGCAGCGGGGGCCATCTCCGCCGCAACGAGCGCCTCATCCCCCATTTTCCCTTCCACCTCTCCTTATAATCCcatcttcctcctctcttttgtTTGGCCCCAACAACCCAAGCCCTTTTATCCTGTTTCATTTCAATTCTATTTCCCCAGACAAGCGGTGGTTTAAAGTTACGTCTTTGTTGAGAATTGCTTTGTTTCGCCCTTTCTGTCCTTGTTAACTTCTTCTGCAACCAAATCGTTGTTTAATCCCTCCAAATCTCTCTCCGACCCCACAGTCTCAACCAAAGCCATGGTTCCGTTGCGCGCCACCTCCTTCCTAAAATAAGCCCCAtctccgccccccccccccctctctcttccgTTTCCAAATCCAACGGTCTCCCTCGGAAGCAGCTATTCCTTAGAATAGCGAGTTAGGTAATTTTTGGCCGCTCGCCACCTCCTACAAATCCCACCTTCCCATTTCCATCCCTTCTATCAGGGCTTCTCTTCCCTGCAGATGGCTTCCTCGGTTGCCAGAATGCCCACCGACGACTGGCGCGACCCCAACCGGCTCGCTGCCGGTGTCTTCGGCGCCCACGCCCACCACCCCTTCGGCAACAACCTCAGGAAAGTCCTCGTCCGCGAGCCAGACCGCGACCCCGTCGGCGTCACCTCCTCCACGTCCACCTCCTCCTCTACCACGATGGCTGTTGGTGGCAGGGACGCTGTCGGTCCGAGAAAAATGACCGAGCTGTCGTCCGCCGTCGGCGAGGACTCCGGCTCCCTGCGCACCGCCCGTAAGCGGGAGTCCCAGATACTGGACCGGTGGGCAGCCCGTCAGGCACGGGAGATGGTCACCACCATCGAACGCCAGGCACACCAAGCCGAGATCTCCGCCCTCACCACCACCACCCAGCCCGTCTCCGCGCGCGCCGCCTCCTTCCTTCGCGATTCCTCCCCCGCCTTGTCCGACACCtccgccgccaccgccgccgTCTCCGCCGCCAGCACCAGCAGCAGCATCGACCTCCCGCCGAACGTGCGAGCATCGTCGCTGATCCAGATGTGGAGGGAGCTTGAGGCCGAGGCCGGCATCACCCCCACCAACCGCACCACCAGCGGCAACAGCAACTCGGCTTTCACCAGCGCCGCCGCCGCCATGGCCGAGGAGCCCTCCGGCGGCTCCGACGTCTGCGATGATTCGGAGGCGTTCGGGGATTGGGATTCGGATATCACGATAACGACGGCGCATTCGTCGATGAGCGAGAGCGAGCGGGGCCGGGTGGGGAGCATCGTGAAGATGCTGAGCTCGGCGAACGCGACGCGGAGCTCGGCGGCGGCGGCGTGGATCGAGGATGTCGAGCCATTGAGCCGGGAGAGTCCAGGTGTCTCTGATCATGGGGATAGCCAGAACCAGAGCCTCCGCAGCACCGGTGCGGGTCTCCGGCGCATGAGAGGTCGGCGCGAGATGGAGGATTGGCTCGCGAAGCTGGAGCAGGGGCGGCGGAACGAGCTCTCTGCGGTGGCCGAACGTCAGCCTGTGTCACGTTTCTTGCATCGTGGTCGGCTCCAAGTAAGTTGCAGTATTATTAAGAATGATTCCAAAATAGATTCTCTTTGGCAGAGCAAGATATTTAATAGATTTGTTCTTTTTCATGTGAGTAAACAACGATAGGACTATacttttctttctccctcataAATGAAAACTTTAATGTTTCAGCTGTACGTATATATTGATGTtaggaattttagattttattgtgAACAAGAACTGGGTTCTCTGCCAAAAATAGACAGAGCTATGTACAAAATTTTGTTTCCCATGTTACTTTTAGAATGGTAATAGCTATTTCTCATTTCATATTAATTGTTCAAGGAATCTGAATGAAAAGCCAATAACCTACCAAAAACTATGCAACATATTATTGAAGTTGAACTTTTCGTAATATGGAAATTTTATTATATGAGTTGGCCATAAAGAGGAGTATTCAAATTAGACATGGTTAGTTTTCATGGTTCATACGTATACACTACTTATGTATTCTTGGTGGGGCTGTGTATCAATTAACATGCACTATAGTTGATGTTGATATGATTTTTCTCCAGTCAATGCTTAGGCTCAGAGCTCTCCGACGAGAAGTGGCAGTCCAAGATCAACTACGGACTGCTTCAACAACACTGGAATTGGACCGATTGCAAAGTGCATCTATAATTTCATTCCTCAGGTACTGCGCTCTGCTGCTTGGTACAATATAACTTTTCTGTATGTATTAGTTGATTTGTGAATTGGATAATTTTTATGTCCGTATTGCTTGGATGATATGAATAGTGCTGTAATTCTGGATGCCAAATCCTCTATTTCTTTCTGCCCAATACTTGGACATCTTTCAAAATCCTCATCAAAAAGCTCGCTCACagagatgatcaagtcatctactTGAGAACTTCTATTTGATGGCAGCATGCTGCATACAAaacaatttattttcaaattatattatcTCTTGGTTTTAAACTGTAATATTCTATACAGCAATCACCTCATTACCAGTGGAgaaaaatatacatagattaaccAAAAGGATTGCTTTGTGAAGGAACAGATTTGTATTGCGTATTTGTTTGTTATATGCATTCCTATTTATTGTGTTCAAATTATAGGATGGAGAAAATGCTGATTCATAATTATTTGAAAACCTGTTCTTCATTTGGCTGGCTGTGACTATGAACTGATGTCCTTCTTGATCAACATCAGGCAGAGATTTAATAATAGAGGACAGGATGATGTCAGTGGAGTGCCAGTTGTGGAAAGCTCAAGCTGTGTACATAATCAGTTCCCTATTGATACTCAAGGTTCAGAGTATCCCCATTCTGCAGATCAGTGTACTGGTGATAGCAATCGATATGAGGTAGTTATCTCTCCAAGAGATTTGGAAAACTTGCCACCTGAACTCAATTCACCTCATTCGGGAAGCGATGATCTGCAAGAAGGAAGCCATACTCTGGATGGTTCTTGGGATGACAGAAGTTTATGGGTGAGCAATCTTGATTGGCAAAGGCTTGTGGATTCTTCACCCTCGCATGAGTCACAAGGTGACATCATAACAGAGGAAGTGGAATCTTACGCCCACCAAAATATCAGAAGCAGTGATCCTATGTGGATAACCGGTCCTCTCAATTCATGGAGAGAATGGGGAGTCAGCAGACAAGCGACGTACCATGACTTGGGTGGAAATTTTTCAGACAATGAGGAAATTCGTGATCTTCTAGAGAGGTATAGAATGGTTGATTTCTGAGCAGATCAAAATTGTTGAAATTTAGATTATCCTAGATTTAGTTTTATACAAAGTAGTTTTCAGTGTTGATGAGAAAGCTTTTCAATGTGTTTTTTGGTATATTATATTAGCTTGGTCTGTCCGCTTTCGTAGCTCAGGAATTGTAATGTTATAATTCTCTCCTTTAgtttcctaaaaaaataaattctctCCTTTATTTTCGTGTGCAGAAGAAGGGTTTCAACTTCACTTGCGAGCGACTTTTGCGATAAAATGAATAGACTGATCTTGTCGTTCTTACAGAGACAAGCACAACAATCATTTGATGATAACTATGTAGAAGACTATGAAGAACAAACTTTCTGGAGACAGAGTGATGAATTCCAAAATGCTGATCAAGTTGCatcctcatcatcatcattgATACCCATGCCCTATCAGACACAACACCATCTAGACCGTTGGCAGCACACTTCATTCAGACACCATTCATCTCAGAATTTCCTGGTAAGTTATATATCATTTCCCTTATAAAAAAATCAGACATAAATATAGGGATGTAGACACAAaactacatacatatatacataaatacatatatacatacatatacattctTCTCTTGGAATTTCGGTTTTCTTGTTGGCTGACAAATGTTCCTAATATGACAGGAAATGGAAACCATGAATGACTTGAGGAGTGATATGGCACAAATCCATCACGAAATTAACGAACTACGGAAGTTGGTAGAGAATTGCATGGAGTGGCAGGCAAATCTCCAGCATTCTATTAAGCAGGAGGTTTCTCATGCAGTTTATCAATCTCGTAAGTGCTTGCATTTCTTTTATCAGCCATCAAAAGATTTGTTCTTTACcaaggaggaaaaaaaattgtAACCATGATGTGTAGTTACACTCAATTTATTAATTTCTTTGTAAGGACAGTTGGTCTGGGGAGTGCTTCATTTTCCTCCCAGTCAATAACGGGAAGGAAAGGCAGTTGCTGCATCTGCTGCGAAATGCAAGTTGACTCACTACTTTACAGGTGCATTATTTTTTCGACACAAGGTCTCAACAAGAAATGAAGATCTATGTATTATGGCTAATCCCAGATTTACACTATGCTGTGCCAGCCCCATCTGGCATGCCCTCTCTCAAATTTCAGAAACAACTTAAAGAAGGGGGTTTCTTGATAATAATCTTTCATATCTGCTTAAATATTTTTAGCATTTACAACCCTACAAAGAGGGAACTACTGAATTGTGTCTCCAAGTTATCTGATTTACTACAATTCTTTCTAATAGGGGTACATGGTATTCTTTTCAGATGTGGGCACATGTGTACCTGTTTCAAGTGTGCCCATGAATTGCAATGGAGCAGTGGAAAATGTCCAATCTGCAGGTCTCGAATTGTGGATGTTGTTCGGGCATATCCTAATTCATAAATTGGACCTTGATGGCACCAGCTTGGCAGTCCGATCAATATTCTGGCTTTGGCATGGATTTTTGAAGGCACACTAACTTTCGCTAGCAAAATCTACATAACCCTCTTGACAATAGTACCTTCTGACTATAATGTTAACTGTTGCCTACGATTATCCATGTAACATCAGAAGTTTTCTCAACTTCGAATCTACTCTCTGATGTTGTTAATGAGAATAAGGTTCCCTGCTTTTTGTCTTCATCGGCATTAATGAGGATAAATTACATTCTCTCCTGTTGAGgaaatattgaaaataaaatttggcaTCCCTTTCCACATACGTATTTATGCTCAGAAAGTTGCTCTGCCTGCTGATTctgtttatttatatataatttgtaTGGTGGCATTCTTTTGTACTTCTTCTAGAATGATGAGATGCTACCCATTCCCAACCACTTAAGTTGGTGTGATAATGAATGAAGAGTTTTATTTATGGTGAATTATGGATTCACACACAATGACAACATTTCTGACCATTTGCGTGATGACTGGGTAATGGCTACATGGCATCTTTGTGCAGCTAACCATGTAGCTAGGACCCGATGCTTCCTATGATATGGCTGGTAGAGAGTCAGTGTCAGTTGCAGTaatctttattcttttttttttcctttttaatcaTCCCATCAATTTATTCGATCTTAACCTTGTCTAAGAGAAAATACCGTGATCATCAGGCCTCGGGCATATTTTTATTTAAGTTAATTGAGACTTTTTCTCTGTAAGTCTCATTTAAACACT
Coding sequences within it:
- the LOC105049032 gene encoding uncharacterized protein isoform X1; this encodes MASSVARMPTDDWRDPNRLAAGVFGAHAHHPFGNNLRKVLVREPDRDPVGVTSSTSTSSSTTMAVGGRDAVGPRKMTELSSAVGEDSGSLRTARKRESQILDRWAARQAREMVTTIERQAHQAEISALTTTTQPVSARAASFLRDSSPALSDTSAATAAVSAASTSSSIDLPPNVRASSLIQMWRELEAEAGITPTNRTTSGNSNSAFTSAAAAMAEEPSGGSDVCDDSEAFGDWDSDITITTAHSSMSESERGRVGSIVKMLSSANATRSSAAAAWIEDVEPLSRESPGVSDHGDSQNQSLRSTGAGLRRMRGRREMEDWLAKLEQGRRNELSAVAERQPVSRFLHRGRLQSMLRLRALRREVAVQDQLRTASTTLELDRLQSASIISFLRQRFNNRGQDDVSGVPVVESSSCVHNQFPIDTQGSEYPHSADQCTGDSNRYEVVISPRDLENLPPELNSPHSGSDDLQEGSHTLDGSWDDRSLWVSNLDWQRLVDSSPSHESQGDIITEEVESYAHQNIRSSDPMWITGPLNSWREWGVSRQATYHDLGGNFSDNEEIRDLLERRRVSTSLASDFCDKMNRLILSFLQRQAQQSFDDNYVEDYEEQTFWRQSDEFQNADQVASSSSSLIPMPYQTQHHLDRWQHTSFRHHSSQNFLEMETMNDLRSDMAQIHHEINELRKLVENCMEWQANLQHSIKQEVSHAVYQSLGLGSASFSSQSITGRKGSCCICCEMQVDSLLYRCGHMCTCFKCAHELQWSSGKCPICRSRIVDVVRAYPNS
- the LOC105049032 gene encoding uncharacterized protein isoform X2, whose amino-acid sequence is MASSVARMPTDDWRDPNRLAAGVFGAHAHHPFGNNLRKVLVREPDRDPVGVTSSTSTSSSTTMAVGGRDAVGPRKMTELSSAVGEDSGSLRTARKRESQILDRWAARQAREMVTTIERQAHQAEISALTTTTQPVSARAASFLRDSSPALSDTSAATAAVSAASTSSSIDLPPNVRASSLIQMWRELEAEAGITPTNRTTSGNSNSAFTSAAAAMAEEPSGGSDVCDDSEAFGDWDSDITITTAHSSMSESERGRVGSIVKMLSSANATRSSAAAAWIEDVEPLSRESPGVSDHGDSQNQSLRSTGAGLRRMRGRREMEDWLAKLEQGRRNELSAVAERQPVSRFLHRGRLQSMLRLRALRREVAVQDQLRTASTTLELDRLQSASIISFLRQRFNNRGQDDVSGVPVVESSSCVHNQFPIDTQGSEYPHSADQCTGDSNRYEVVISPRDLENLPPELNSPHSGSDDLQEGSHTLDGSWDDRSLWVSNLDWQRLVDSSPSHESQGDIITEEVESYAHQNIRSSDPMWITGPLNSWREWGVSRQATYHDLGGNFSDNEEIRDLLERRRVSTSLASDFCDKMNRLILSFLQRQAQQSFDDNYVEDYEEQTFWRQSDEFQNADQVASSSSSLIPMPYQTQHHLDRWQHTSFRHHSSQNFLEMETMNDLRSDMAQIHHEINELRKLVENCMEWQANLQHSIKQEVSHAVYQSHVGTCVPVSSVPMNCNGAVENVQSAGLELWMLFGHILIHKLDLDGTSLAVRSIFWLWHGFLKAH
- the LOC105049032 gene encoding uncharacterized protein isoform X3, with translation MASSVARMPTDDWRDPNRLAAGVFGAHAHHPFGNNLRKVLVREPDRDPVGVTSSTSTSSSTTMAVGGRDAVGPRKMTELSSAVGEDSGSLRTARKRESQILDRWAARQAREMVTTIERQAHQAEISALTTTTQPVSARAASFLRDSSPALSDTSAATAAVSAASTSSSIDLPPNVRASSLIQMWRELEAEAGITPTNRTTSGNSNSAFTSAAAAMAEEPSGGSDVCDDSEAFGDWDSDITITTAHSSMSESERGRVGSIVKMLSSANATRSSAAAAWIEDVEPLSRESPGVSDHGDSQNQSLRSTGAGLRRMRGRREMEDWLAKLEQGRRNELSAVAERQPVSRFLHRGRLQSMLRLRALRREVAVQDQLRTASTTLELDRLQSASIISFLRQRFNNRGQDDVSGVPVVESSSCVHNQFPIDTQGSEYPHSADQCTGDSNRYEVVISPRDLENLPPELNSPHSGSDDLQEGSHTLDGSWDDRSLWVSNLDWQRLVDSSPSHESQGDIITEEVESYAHQNIRSSDPMWITGPLNSWREWGVSRQATYHDLGGNFSDNEEIRDLLERRRVSTSLASDFCDKMNRLILSFLQRQAQQSFDDNYVEDYEEQTFWRQSDEFQNADQVASSSSSLIPMPYQTQHHLDRWQHTSFRHHSSQNFLEMETMNDLRSDMAQIHHEINELRKLVENCMEWQANLQHSIKQEVSHAVYQSRALFFRHKVSTRNEDLCIMANPRFTLCCASPIWHALSQISETT